Proteins from a genomic interval of Mus musculus strain PWK/PhJ chromosome 11 genomic patch of type NOVEL, GRCm38.p6 PATCHES PWK/PHJ_MMCHR11_CTG3:
- the Slfn3 gene encoding schlafen 3 (The RefSeq protein has 1 substitution compared to this genomic sequence), with translation MKDIQLRRKEAKSILQAVCTLLNSGGGVVKAHIKNQNYSFTRDGMGLDLVNSLPGIMHLPHDYLDFMQHKDYFFVFVKPLKPNQKGPGITTLKTNLYRRINSISDEVKVANAVQLLKSRTDPEEKAESRPSSPGKIVCNETLNECLSLFNRDWLAYEETFCFTKSIHAEVKLTPKEKIFPKEKILELLPQTVSAFANTDGGFLFIGLDGKTQQIIGFEAEKSNLVLLESEIEKCIQQLPVTHFCGEKEKIKYTCKFIEVRKSGAVCAYVCALRVERFCCAVFAAEPESWHVEGGCVKRFTTEEWVKRQMDATAVMPGKVICCPEALYMKPFSQHEGYEHLVRTELGSLLKGTLVISKSWALDLGLQEKQEVIWDVLHISQGSLLTLYVFVQGDENLEGNSSLLGELGAELKGYYKQIALTLKQMLLNHCGYTAEIGIIVKITYLGHKTMCLYDTSTKIRYPQKYYLSAKAVKDLEKALVEILGSYESFYSLPRRNWDSFMSAFLNVGSYIVPVLRNV, from the exons ATGAAAGATATTCAACTGAGAAGAAAAGAAGCCAAAAGTATATTACAGGCTGTGTGCACCCTGCTGAATTCTGGAGGGGGCGTGGTCAAGGCTCacattaaaaatcaaaactacaGCTTCACCAGAGATGGAATGGGACTGGATTTGGTAAATTCCTTACCCGGTATCATGCACCTTCCTCATGACTATCTAGACTTCATGCAGCACAAAGACTACTTTTTCGTTTTTGTGAAACCATTGAAGCCGAATCAGAAAGGGCCGGGGATCACCACCTTGAAAACGAACTTGTACAGAAGAATCAACTCAATCTCAGATGAAGTGAAAGTAGCGaatgcagtgcagctcctcaaaTCCAGGACAGATCCCGAAGAGAAAGCAGAATCCAGACCAAGTTCACCTGGGAAAATCGTCTGTAATGAAACACTAAATGAATGTCTTTCCTTATTTAACAGAGACTGGCTTGCCTATGAGGAGACATTCTGTTTCACTAAATCCATACATGCTGAAGTAAAATTGACTCCTAAGGAAAAGATTTTTCCTAAGGAAAAGATTTTAGAGCTCCTCCCTCAAACTGTTTCTGCATTTGCAAACACTGATGGGGGATTTTTGTTCATTGGCTTGGATGGCAAAACGCAGCAAATTATTGGTTTTGAAGCAGAGAAGAGCAATCTCGTGCTTCTAGAGAGTGAAATAGAAAAGTGCATCCAACAGCTGCCTGTCACTCACTTCtgtggggagaaggagaagatcaaGTACACGTGCAAATTCATCGAAGTGTGCAAATCCGgagctgtgtgtgcatatgtgtgtgcgctCAGAGTGGAGAGGTTCTGCTGTGCAGTGTTCGCTGCAGAGCCCGAGTCCTGGCACGTGGAAGGTGGCTGTGTGAAGAGGTTTACCACAGAGGAATGGGTGAAGCGCCAGATGGATGCCACTGCAG TGATGCCTGGAAAGGTGATATGCTGTCCAGAAGCCCTCTATATGAAACCATTCTCACAACATGAAGGCTATGAGCACTTAGTCCGGACAGAATTGGGCTCCCTGCTTAAAGGAACACTGGTTATCTCCAAGAGCTGGGCTTTGGATCTGGGCTTGCAAGAGAAGCAGGAAGTTATCTGGGATGTGCTTCATATTTCCCAGGGCAGTCTCCTGACCCTGTATGTCTTTGTCCAGGGAGATGAGAACCTGGAAGGCAACAGCAGTCTTCTTGGGGAACTAGGCGCCGAGTTAAAGGGCTATTATAAACAAATTGCCCTAACATTAAAGCAGATGTTGTTAAACCATTGTGGTTACACTGCGGAAATAGGTATTATAGTAAAGATAACATACTTGGGTCATAAGACAATGTGTCTTTATGACACAAGCACAAAAATACGTTACCCCCAAAAATATTATCTGTCGGCCAAGGCAGTAAAGGACTTAGAAAAAGCTCTCGTTGAAATCTTAGGAAGTTATGAGTCTTTCTACAGTTTACCCAGGAGAAACTGGGATTCTTTTATGTCTGCATTTTTAAATGTGGGAAGTTATATAGTCCCTGTTTTGAGAAATGTATGA